One genomic window of Oryctolagus cuniculus chromosome 11, mOryCun1.1, whole genome shotgun sequence includes the following:
- the KRT5 gene encoding keratin, type II cytoskeletal 5, whose protein sequence is MSRQSSVSFRSGGSRSFSAASAITPSVSRTSFSSVSRSRGGGGSRVSLGGAYGGGGFGSRSLYNLGGSRKISISTSGGGFRNQFGVGAGGGYGFGGGAGSGFGFGAGMGGGLGLGGGAGFGGGYGGAGFPVCPPGGIQEVTVNQSLLTPLNLQIDPTIQRVRTEEREQIKTLNNKFASFIDKVRFLEQQNKVLDTKWTLLQEQGTKTVRQSLEPLFEQYINNLRRQLDSILGERGRLDSELRNMQDLVEDFKNKYEDEINKRTTAENEFVMLKKDVDAAYMSKVELEAKVDALMDEINFLKMFYDAELSQMQTHVSDTSVVLSMDNNRSLDLDSIIAEVKAQYEEIANRSRTEAESWYQTKYEELQQTAGRHGDDLRNTKHEISEMNRMIQRLRSEIDNVKKQCANLQNAIADAEQRGELALKDARNKLAELEEALQKAKQDMARLLREYQELMNVKLALDVEIATYRKLLEGEECRLSGEGVGPVNISVVTNSISTGYGGGSSFGGGSGFGGGLGGGLGSGLGGGGGGSLYSSSSGGGLGGGLSVGGSGFSASSGRGMGMGFGSSGGSSSSVKFVSTTSSSRRSFKS, encoded by the exons ATGTCTCGCCAGTCTAGTGTCTCTTTCCGCAGCGGAGGCAGCCGCTCCTTCAGCGCCGCCTCCGCCATCACCCCGTCGGTCTCTCGCACCAGCTTCAGCTCTGTGTCCCGGTCCAGGGGCGGCGGGGGCAGCCGGGTCAGCCTTGGGGGAGCTTATGGAGGGGGTGGCTTCGGCAGCCGGAGCCTCTACAATCTGGGAGGCTCCAGGAAGATTTCTATCAGCACCAGCGGTGGCGGCTTCAGGAACCAATTTGGTGTTGGCGCTGGAGGCGGCTATGGCTTCGGAGGTGGAGCCGGCAGCGGATTTGGTTTCGGCGCTGGCATGGGGGGCGGCTTGGGGCTCGGCGGTGGAGCCGGTTTTGGCGGCGGCTACGGGGGCGCCGGCTTCCCCGTGTGCCCCCCTGGAGGCATCCAAGAGGTCACGGTCAACCAGAGCCTCCTGACGCCCCTCAACCTGCAAATCGACCCCACCATCCAGCGGGTGAGGACGGAGGAGCGCGAGCAGATCAAGACCCTCAACAACAAGTTCGCCTCCTTCATCGACAAG GTGCGCTTCCTGGAGCAGCAGAACAAGGTCCTGGACACCAAGTGGACGCTGCTGCAGGAGCAGGGCACCAAGACCGTGAGGCAGAGCCTGGAGCCGCTGTTTGAGCAGTACATCAACAACCTCCGGAGGCAGCTGGACAGCATCCTCGGGGAGCGGGGCCGCCTGGACTCGGAGCTCCGGAACATGCAGGACCTGGTGGAGGACTTCAAAAACAA GTACGAAGATGAAATTAACAAGCGCACGACCGCTGAGAACGAGTTTGTGATGCTGAAGAag gATGTGGACGCCGCCTACATGAGCAAGGTGGAGTTGGAAGCCAAGGTGGACGCGTTGATGGACGAGATCAACTTCCTGAAGATGTTCTACGATGCG GAGCTGTCGCAGATGCAGACCCACGTCTCCGACACGTCCGTGGTGCTGTCCATGGACAACAACCGCTCCCTGGACCTGGACAGCATCATCGCCGAGGTCAAGGCCCAGTACGAGGAGATCGCCAACCGCAGCCGGACAGAAGCTGAGTCCTGGTACCAGACCAAG TACGAGGAGCTGCAGCAGACTGCCGGCCGGCACGGGGATGACCTGCGCAACACCAAGCATGAGATCTCCGAGATGAACCGCATGATCCAGCGGCTCCGGTCTGAGATCGACAACGTGAAGAAGCAG TGCGCCAACCTGCAGAACGCCATCGCCGACGCCGAGCAGCGCGGGGAGCTGGCCCTCAAGGACGCCAGAAACAAGCTGGCCGAGCTGGAGGAGGCCCTGCAGAAGGCCAAGCAGGACATGGCGCGGCTGCTCAGGGAGTACCAGGAGCTCATGAATGTGAAGCTGGCGCTGGACGTCGAGATCGCCACCTACAGGAAGCTGCTGGAGGGCGAGGAGTGCAG GCTGAGTGGAGAAGGGGTTGGACCAGTCAACATCT CTGTCGTCACCAACAGCATCTCCACTGGCTACGGCGGCGGCAGCAGCTTCGGCGGCGGTAGCGGCTTCGGCGGCGGCCTGGGTGGAGGCCTAGGCAGTGGTCTGGGTGGAGGCGGCGGTGGCAGCCTGTACTCCAGCAGCAGTGGGGGCGGCCTAGGCGGTGGGCTCAGCGTGGGGGGCTCTGGCTTCAGCGCCAGCAGTGGCCGAGGCATGGGCATGGGCTTTGGCAGCAGCGGGGGCAGCAGCTCCAGTGTCAAGT
- the LOC100352913 gene encoding keratin, type II cytoskeletal 71 encodes MSRQFTCKPASAAKGGFSGCSAVLSGGSSSSFRAGGKGLGGGFSSRSLFSLGGARSISLNMASGKSGSYGYARNRPSGFAGSMFGSVALAPVCSTVCPPGGIHQVTVNESLLAPLHVELDPEIQRVRAQEREQIKALNNKFASFIDKVRFLEQQNQVLETKWELLQQLDLNNCRNNLEPIFEGYISSLRKQLETLSGDRVRLDSELRSVRDVVEDYKKRYEEEINKRTAAENEFVLLKKDVDAAYANKVELQAKVDSMDQDIKFFRCLYEGEIAQIQSHISDMSVILSMDNNRNLDLDSIIAEIRTQYEDIALKSKAEAEALYQTKFQELQLAAGRHGDDLKNTKNEISELTRVIQRLRSDIENAKKQASNLETAIADAEQRGDSALKDARTKLDELESALHQAKEELARMMRDYQELMSVKLALDMEIATYRKLLEGEECRMSGEYPSAVSISIISSTSGSSGYGFRPSTVSGGYVANSGSCISGVCSVRGGEARSRAGASDYKETLGKASSLSTPSKKASR; translated from the exons ATGAGCCGCCAGTTCACCTGCAAGCCCGCATCGGCCGCCAAGGGGGGCTTCAGCGGCTGCTCGGCCGTGCTCTCCGGGGGCAGCTCATCCTCCTTCCGGGCAGGGGGCAAAGGGCTCGGCGGGGGCTTCAGTAGCCGGAGCCTCTTCAGCCTAGGGGGCGCCCGGAGCATCTCCCTCAACATGGCCAGCGGGAAGAGCGGAAGCTATGGATATGCCCGGAACCGGCCCAGCGGCTTTGCGGGCAGCATGTTTGGCAGCGTGGCCCTGGCGCCCGTGTGCTCGACGGTGTGCCCACCTGGAGGCATCCACCAGGTGACCGTCAACGAGAGTCTGCTGGCCCCCCTCCACGTGGAGCTGGACCCTGAGATCCAGCGGGTGCGCGCCCAGGAGCGGGAGCAGATCAAGGCGCTGAACAACAAGTTCGCCTCCTTCATCGACAAG GTGCGCTTCCTGGAGCAGCAGAACCAGGTGCTGGAGACCAAGTGggagctgctgcagcagctggaccTGAACAACTGCAGGAACAACCTGGAGCCCATCTTCGAGGGCTACATCAGCAGCCTGCGGAAGCAGCTGGAGACGCTGTCCGGGGACCGGGTGCGGCTGGACTCGGAGCTGAGGAGCGTGCGCGACGTGGTGGAGGACTACAAGAAGCG GTACGAGGAGGAAATCAACAAGCGGACGGCTGCCGAGAATGAGTTTGTGCTGTTGAAGAAG GACGTGGATGCAGCCTACGCCAACAAGGTGGAACTGCAGGCCAAGGTGGACTCCATGGACCAAGACATCAAGTTCTTCAGGTGTCTCTATGAAGGA GAGATCGCTCAGATCCAGTCCCACATCAGTGACATGTCCGTCATCCTGTCCATGGACAACAACCGTAACCTGGACCTGGATAGCATCATTGCCGAGATCCGCACCCAGTACGAGGACATCGCCCTGAAGAGCAAGGCCGAGGCTGAGGCGCTGTACCAGACCAAG ttccaggagctgcagctggcagCCGGCCGACATGGGGACGACCTCAAAAATACCAAGAACGAGATCTCGGAGCTGACCCGGGTCATCCAGAGACTCCGCTCTGATATTGAGAATGCGAAGAAGCAG GCATCTAACCTGGAGACGGCCATTGCCGACGCCGAACAGCGTGGGGACAGCGCCCTCAAGGACGCCCGGACCAAGCTGGATGAGCTGGAGTCCGCCCTGCACCAGGCCAAGGAGGAGCTGGCCCGGATGATGCGTGACTACCAGGAGCTGATGAGCGTGAAGCTGGCCTTGGACATGGAGATCGCCACCTACCGCAAGCTGCTGGAAGGCGAGGAGTGCAG GATGTCAGGGGAATATCCTTCCGCCGTCAGCATCT CCATCATCAGTAGCACCAGCGGCAGCAGCGGCTATGGCTTCCGGCCCAGCACGGTCAGCGGGGGCTACGTGGCCAACAGCGGCAGCTGCATCTCCGGAGTGTGCAGTGTCCGAGGCGGCGAGGCCAGGAGCCGGGCCGGTGCCAGTGATTACAAGGAGACCCTGGGGAAGGCCTCCAGCCTGAGCACCCCCTCCAAGAAAGCCAGTCGGTAG